From the Gramella sp. Hel_I_59 genome, one window contains:
- a CDS encoding YebC/PmpR family DNA-binding transcriptional regulator, which yields MAGHSKWANIKHRKGAQDKKRAKQFTRAIKEITVAVKEGGGPDPEANPALRNAIQNAKGVNMPKDTIERAIKKASGADADNYEMVTFEGYGPNGIAIFVEATTDNTNRTVASVRSIFSKNGGSLGTNGSLEFLFDKKGVFVLEKKNIKTEIEELELELIEGGASSFDKEDDYLTVYTDFNDFGMMSSKLEELKIEPKNSEVQRIPLNTTELPVEDAIKILNLIEKFEDDDDVQNVYHTLEVTDELIEKMEEE from the coding sequence ATGGCTGGACATAGTAAATGGGCGAATATTAAGCATCGTAAAGGAGCTCAGGATAAGAAAAGAGCGAAGCAGTTCACCAGGGCGATCAAAGAAATCACAGTTGCCGTAAAAGAAGGCGGAGGACCAGATCCTGAAGCTAATCCCGCCTTGCGTAATGCCATCCAGAATGCCAAAGGTGTCAATATGCCCAAGGATACCATTGAACGCGCGATCAAGAAGGCTAGTGGTGCAGATGCAGACAATTATGAAATGGTCACTTTTGAAGGCTATGGTCCAAATGGAATAGCCATTTTCGTAGAAGCTACCACAGATAATACCAATAGAACGGTCGCTTCAGTTCGTTCCATCTTCAGTAAAAATGGCGGAAGCCTTGGGACCAATGGTTCTCTGGAGTTTCTTTTCGATAAAAAGGGAGTTTTCGTACTAGAAAAGAAAAATATCAAAACAGAAATTGAAGAACTGGAATTAGAACTTATTGAAGGTGGTGCGTCAAGTTTCGATAAGGAAGACGATTATCTAACAGTTTATACAGATTTCAATGATTTTGGAATGATGTCATCGAAACTTGAGGAACTAAAAATAGAACCAAAAAATTCTGAAGTGCAGCGTATACCCTTAAATACAACTGAATTGCCTGTGGAAGATGCTATCAAAATCCTGAACCTCATCGAAAAATTTGAAGATGACGATGACGTTCAGAATGTATATCATACACTGGAGGTGACCGATGAACTAATTGAAAAAATGGAGGAGGAGTAA
- a CDS encoding sodium:proton antiporter: protein MVELAGIVILGILAQWVAWRFKIPAILPLILVGLAVGPISTFFTEDGSKIIEPIWNGESGLFPGESLFYFVSLAIGIILFEGGLTLRKGEILNVGPVIIKLITIAVIVTFFGAGVAAYLIFDLSWQISFLFAALIIVTGPTVITPILRNIPLKSDISTILKWEGILIDPIGALVAVLMFEFISAGTGTEFTETALIEFGKIVLFGFTFGFTFAHALAFAIKKNVIPHYLLNVLTLATVLGVFVLADLFAHESGLLAVVVMGMVMGNINLPNLKELLYFKESLSVLLISILFILLAANINVEDLMLVYDIKALILFATVVLIVRPLGVFVSSIGSSLKFNEKLFISWVGPRGIVAAGIASLFGIELSNQGVPGAEYITPLVFMIVLGTVLLNATTARLFAQLVGVFLKNSQGILIIGASTISRLIGSYLKKNNRHVVLVDSNGTNIKKAQELGLDAIQENVYSDDLINNIELSDIGYLMAMTGNTEVNLNAIEKFRKHFGENGSFRVVSSDEMYDPENNPKEGLFSQTDDYIKLTNLARKYPSIHEIELNSKEHYEGLIEISKTDSDIIPLFVKDEEGELSIIPSNSLEVEIEEGFMMVYLGKELETGDSEEKENIEKNIQEEN from the coding sequence ATGGTTGAATTGGCAGGAATAGTGATCCTTGGAATATTGGCACAGTGGGTAGCATGGCGATTTAAGATCCCCGCGATCTTACCATTGATCCTGGTTGGACTTGCAGTAGGTCCAATTTCCACTTTTTTTACTGAAGATGGTTCCAAGATTATAGAACCAATCTGGAATGGAGAATCCGGATTATTTCCGGGAGAAAGCCTTTTCTATTTCGTTTCCCTGGCGATCGGGATCATTCTTTTCGAAGGTGGTTTAACGCTGCGGAAGGGTGAAATTCTTAATGTTGGCCCGGTGATCATCAAGTTGATAACCATAGCCGTGATCGTTACTTTCTTTGGAGCCGGTGTGGCAGCATACCTGATATTTGACCTTAGCTGGCAGATTTCGTTCTTATTTGCTGCGCTTATTATTGTAACCGGTCCTACCGTAATTACCCCTATTCTTCGGAATATTCCATTAAAGTCTGATATCTCAACCATTCTGAAATGGGAAGGAATTCTAATCGATCCTATTGGTGCACTTGTAGCGGTATTAATGTTTGAATTTATAAGCGCTGGTACCGGAACAGAATTTACAGAAACAGCATTGATAGAATTTGGAAAGATCGTCCTGTTTGGATTTACGTTTGGATTCACCTTTGCTCACGCTCTAGCCTTTGCCATCAAAAAGAACGTGATCCCTCATTATTTATTGAATGTTCTAACCCTGGCAACCGTGCTGGGAGTTTTTGTACTGGCAGATCTTTTCGCACATGAAAGCGGACTTTTAGCCGTGGTTGTGATGGGAATGGTGATGGGAAACATCAACCTTCCAAACTTAAAAGAACTACTTTATTTCAAAGAATCTTTAAGCGTACTGCTTATTTCGATCCTGTTCATACTTCTCGCTGCGAATATTAATGTAGAAGACCTGATGCTGGTTTATGATATCAAAGCTTTGATCCTGTTTGCTACGGTGGTACTCATCGTTAGACCTCTGGGCGTATTTGTGAGCAGTATAGGCTCATCACTAAAATTCAACGAAAAACTATTTATAAGCTGGGTTGGACCTCGTGGTATCGTAGCTGCAGGTATCGCTTCTCTCTTCGGAATTGAACTTTCTAACCAAGGTGTTCCCGGAGCAGAATATATCACTCCGCTTGTGTTTATGATCGTTCTGGGAACAGTTCTTCTGAATGCGACTACAGCAAGATTATTCGCTCAATTGGTGGGAGTTTTTCTGAAGAATTCTCAGGGAATCTTAATCATTGGAGCATCTACTATTTCAAGATTGATTGGTAGTTATCTGAAGAAGAACAATCGACATGTGGTACTGGTAGATAGTAATGGAACAAACATTAAAAAAGCACAGGAACTTGGATTGGACGCGATCCAGGAAAATGTTTATTCAGATGATCTTATCAATAATATTGAATTAAGCGATATCGGTTACTTAATGGCAATGACTGGAAATACGGAAGTAAACCTAAATGCGATTGAAAAGTTCAGAAAGCATTTTGGTGAAAATGGATCTTTTAGAGTAGTTTCTTCAGATGAAATGTACGATCCTGAAAATAATCCTAAAGAAGGACTGTTCTCGCAAACCGATGATTATATCAAGTTAACAAACCTTGCCAGAAAGTATCCTTCTATTCATGAGATTGAACTGAATTCCAAGGAGCACTACGAAGGGCTTATAGAGATTAGTAAAACCGATTCCGATATCATTCCACTATTTGTAAAAGATGAGGAAGGAGAGCTTAGTATTATTCCTTCTAACAGTCTTGAGGTTGAAATCGAAGAAGGTTTTATGATGGTTTATCTTGGAAAGGAACTGGAAACCGGAGATAGTGAAGAAAAAGAGAATATCGAAAAGAATATTCAGGAGGAAAATTAA
- a CDS encoding MBL fold metallo-hydrolase: MTLYPIQAGNFKLDGGAMFGVVPKSLWTRTNPADSNNMIDIAARCLLIEDGDKLILIDTGMGDKQSEKFFSYYYPWGEHSIDSSLKEHGFHRDDITDIFMTHLHFDHCGGCIQWNKERTGYEPAFKNARFWSNKDHWEWATNPNAREKASFLKENILPMEQSGKLHFVEREGNSEFCKADHLGFESLLVDGHTDKQMIPHIDYKGKKLVFMADLLPTVGHIPLPYVMGFDTRPLLTLAEKEKFLQTAANENYYLFMEHDAHNEIITLKNTEKGVRHDQTYTFNELFN; the protein is encoded by the coding sequence ATGACCCTTTATCCTATACAAGCCGGAAATTTTAAATTAGATGGTGGAGCTATGTTTGGAGTGGTCCCGAAAAGTCTCTGGACCCGTACCAATCCTGCAGACTCGAATAATATGATAGATATAGCTGCCCGATGTTTACTCATTGAGGATGGTGATAAACTTATTCTAATTGATACCGGAATGGGTGATAAGCAAAGTGAGAAATTCTTTAGCTATTACTATCCATGGGGAGAGCATAGTATTGACAGCTCACTCAAGGAACATGGTTTTCATCGTGATGACATTACAGATATTTTTATGACTCACCTGCATTTTGACCATTGTGGAGGTTGTATCCAGTGGAATAAAGAACGTACAGGTTATGAACCGGCATTCAAAAATGCCAGGTTCTGGAGCAATAAAGATCACTGGGAATGGGCTACGAATCCAAATGCTCGTGAAAAAGCATCATTTCTGAAGGAAAATATTCTTCCCATGGAACAAAGCGGAAAACTGCATTTCGTGGAGCGGGAGGGAAACAGCGAATTTTGCAAAGCAGATCATCTTGGCTTCGAATCACTTCTGGTAGATGGACATACAGATAAGCAAATGATTCCGCATATAGATTACAAGGGTAAGAAACTGGTTTTTATGGCAGATCTTCTTCCTACCGTGGGACATATTCCCTTGCCTTATGTTATGGGCTTCGATACCAGACCACTATTAACGCTTGCTGAAAAGGAAAAATTTCTGCAAACCGCAGCAAACGAAAATTATTACCTGTTCATGGAGCATGATGCTCACAATGAAATAATAACTCTAAAAAATACCGAAAAAGGAGTAAGACACGATCAGACTTATACCTTCAACGAATTATTCAATTAA
- a CDS encoding S8 family peptidase has product MRIPVYKPFLTILAAGALTACSSTAPRVVSTPVSNIDSIPLKVKDLTDAQLKDWTNSDLSRDTIPGMSVDRAYAEIIKNNKPSTVIVGVVDSGIDITHEDLQGVIWTNKDEIAGNGKDDDNNGFIDDVHGWNFLGDAVEENMEFTRIIKRLKPKYEGKSQSSISTADREEYNMYLEAKKEYDKEYQEAQQTQQQYTQILQQVKNAHAAMTKALGTEDYTKKQVLDFKPETQELQQAKMIVGQMQSNVDESLPEVIKQISEGIEYVEGRLDTHFNLDLDGRAVVGDDPYDITDTNYGNNKVSGPDPKKEDAKHGTHVAGIIAANRNNSVGLKGVANNAKIMAVRAVPDGDEYDKDIALGIRYAVDNGAKVINTSFGKYFSQNPEWVIDAIKYAADNDVLIVNAAGNEGIDLDKKRVYPNDQNPQETTEISDNFLTVGALNYEYGANLIATFSNYGATNVDIFAPGTEIWSTTPNDTYEYLQGTSMASPAVAGIAAIIRGYYPKLSAGQVKQIIMDSGISTKATVVLGGDTSNTKKFQTISTSGKMANLYNALILADQISKNN; this is encoded by the coding sequence ATGAGAATACCTGTTTATAAGCCGTTCCTGACCATCCTGGCAGCCGGCGCTTTAACTGCATGTAGCAGTACTGCTCCAAGAGTAGTTTCCACCCCGGTTAGCAATATCGATTCTATTCCTTTAAAAGTAAAGGATCTTACAGATGCCCAGTTAAAAGACTGGACTAATTCAGATCTTTCCAGGGATACTATTCCGGGAATGAGCGTGGATAGAGCTTATGCTGAAATCATTAAAAACAACAAACCTTCTACAGTTATCGTAGGAGTTGTGGATAGCGGTATAGATATTACACACGAAGATCTACAAGGGGTGATCTGGACTAATAAGGACGAGATCGCTGGTAATGGAAAAGATGATGACAATAATGGTTTTATTGATGATGTGCATGGCTGGAACTTTCTAGGGGATGCCGTGGAAGAAAACATGGAGTTTACTCGTATCATCAAGCGATTAAAACCCAAATATGAAGGGAAATCCCAGAGTAGCATAAGCACTGCAGACAGGGAAGAATACAATATGTACCTGGAAGCTAAAAAAGAATACGATAAGGAATATCAGGAAGCTCAGCAAACTCAGCAGCAGTATACCCAGATCCTACAGCAAGTGAAAAATGCACATGCGGCTATGACAAAAGCCCTGGGAACTGAAGATTATACTAAAAAGCAGGTGTTGGATTTCAAACCTGAAACCCAGGAACTACAACAGGCAAAAATGATCGTTGGGCAAATGCAGAGCAACGTGGACGAGAGTTTACCGGAAGTGATCAAGCAGATTAGCGAAGGTATTGAGTATGTCGAAGGTCGTCTTGATACTCATTTCAACCTTGACCTGGATGGTAGAGCTGTTGTGGGTGACGATCCTTACGATATCACCGATACCAACTACGGGAACAATAAAGTTTCAGGACCAGATCCAAAGAAGGAAGATGCTAAACACGGCACACACGTTGCCGGGATCATTGCAGCTAACAGAAACAATTCCGTAGGACTTAAAGGAGTTGCCAATAATGCGAAGATCATGGCAGTAAGAGCTGTGCCAGATGGTGATGAATATGATAAAGATATCGCACTGGGAATTCGTTATGCCGTAGATAATGGTGCGAAAGTGATTAATACCAGTTTTGGAAAATACTTCTCTCAAAATCCGGAATGGGTGATCGATGCAATAAAATATGCGGCAGATAATGATGTGCTCATCGTAAATGCAGCTGGAAATGAAGGAATAGACCTGGACAAAAAGAGAGTTTATCCTAACGACCAAAATCCGCAGGAAACTACAGAGATCAGTGATAACTTTTTAACGGTTGGTGCTTTGAATTATGAGTACGGAGCGAATCTAATCGCGACATTTTCTAACTATGGAGCTACCAACGTAGATATTTTCGCACCTGGAACCGAGATCTGGTCTACAACTCCAAACGATACATACGAATATCTTCAGGGAACTTCCATGGCTTCACCAGCAGTTGCAGGAATTGCGGCGATCATAAGAGGTTATTACCCTAAATTATCTGCGGGACAGGTAAAACAAATAATCATGGATAGTGGTATATCTACAAAAGCCACAGTAGTACTCGGTGGAGATACAAGCAATACTAAAAAATTCCAGACTATTTCAACTTCAGGAAAAATGGCTAATCTATATAACGCCTTAATTTTGGCAGATCAAATTTCAAAAAATAACTAG
- a CDS encoding M1 family metallopeptidase produces MKNIFFSLILLTAGVIQAQNNTSYWQQHVDYKMDVDVNVENFKFTGTQELTYTNNSPDTLNRVFYHLYFNAFQPGSEMNARLESIADPDGRMVRNEGTEEEPKRVSRISDLSEDQIGYLRVSSLTQDGTSLDYEEVGTVLEVELAQPILPGKKVKFNMEFEGQVPEQIRRSGRNSSEGVALSMSQWYPKLAEYDFQGWHADPYVAREFHGVWGDFDVKISIDKDYILGSTGYLQNPQEIGYNYEEEGTKVKRKKGDKLTWHFKAPKVHDFTWAADPEYIHDKLVAEDGTVLHFLYKNNENIKENWKNLQPKTAELLLYFNEHIGPYPWDQYSVVQGGDGGMEYAMLTLITGERSFGSLVGVTAHEMAHAWFQHLMATNESKHEWMDEGFTSYISSEAENVILGENKENPHTGSYRGYQYLANSGREQPQSTHADRYELNALYGTSAYSKGAVFLAQLGYIIGEENLSKTLNRYYDEWKFKHPTPNDFIRIAEKVSGAELDWYLMDWTQTTNTIDYAIDEVEMKDAKATVSLKRNGLMPMPIDIDVTYADGSKKTYYIPLEMMRWEKEAREGENRTVAKDWAWGFPTYNLEIDAAKDIATIEIDSSKMMADVNPSDNVWNKDGESSEEEGEE; encoded by the coding sequence ATGAAAAATATTTTTTTCAGCTTAATACTACTTACCGCCGGAGTAATTCAGGCACAGAACAACACTTCCTACTGGCAGCAGCATGTAGATTACAAAATGGATGTGGATGTAAATGTGGAGAATTTCAAATTCACCGGTACTCAGGAATTGACCTATACCAACAATTCACCAGACACTCTTAACCGAGTTTTTTATCACCTGTACTTTAATGCCTTTCAGCCAGGTTCGGAAATGAATGCCAGACTGGAAAGTATTGCAGATCCTGATGGTAGAATGGTTAGAAATGAAGGTACTGAGGAAGAACCAAAGAGGGTAAGCCGTATTAGTGATCTTTCTGAAGACCAGATTGGTTATTTGAGAGTAAGCTCTCTTACTCAGGATGGGACTTCATTGGATTATGAAGAAGTGGGAACTGTTCTGGAAGTAGAACTTGCCCAGCCAATTCTTCCTGGTAAAAAAGTAAAGTTCAACATGGAATTTGAAGGCCAGGTGCCGGAACAGATTAGAAGATCTGGTAGAAACAGCTCTGAAGGAGTAGCACTTTCCATGAGTCAGTGGTATCCTAAACTGGCAGAATATGACTTCCAGGGATGGCATGCAGATCCTTATGTTGCCCGTGAATTTCATGGAGTATGGGGAGATTTTGATGTAAAGATCAGTATCGATAAGGATTACATACTTGGAAGTACAGGATATCTTCAAAATCCTCAGGAAATCGGATACAACTACGAAGAAGAAGGAACTAAAGTGAAAAGAAAAAAAGGGGATAAGCTAACCTGGCATTTCAAAGCTCCTAAAGTTCATGATTTTACCTGGGCAGCAGATCCTGAGTATATTCATGATAAGTTGGTTGCTGAAGATGGAACTGTACTACATTTCCTTTATAAGAACAATGAAAATATCAAAGAGAACTGGAAAAATCTTCAGCCAAAAACAGCAGAATTACTTCTGTATTTCAACGAACATATTGGACCATATCCATGGGATCAATACTCTGTAGTTCAGGGTGGAGACGGTGGAATGGAGTATGCGATGCTTACTCTAATCACTGGAGAACGTTCTTTTGGAAGTCTTGTTGGCGTTACTGCTCACGAAATGGCGCATGCATGGTTTCAGCATTTAATGGCTACTAATGAAAGTAAGCACGAATGGATGGATGAAGGTTTTACTTCCTATATTTCTTCGGAAGCTGAAAATGTAATCCTTGGAGAAAATAAGGAGAATCCGCACACTGGATCTTACAGAGGATACCAGTACCTGGCAAATTCAGGAAGAGAGCAACCGCAATCTACGCATGCCGACAGGTATGAACTGAATGCACTTTATGGAACTTCTGCTTATTCTAAAGGAGCTGTATTTCTTGCACAACTTGGATACATCATAGGTGAAGAGAATCTTTCAAAAACCTTGAACAGATACTATGATGAATGGAAATTCAAACATCCAACACCTAACGATTTTATTAGAATTGCTGAAAAGGTCTCTGGAGCAGAGCTGGACTGGTATCTAATGGATTGGACACAAACTACCAATACGATCGATTACGCAATAGATGAAGTTGAAATGAAGGACGCCAAGGCAACTGTATCTTTGAAAAGAAATGGATTAATGCCAATGCCTATAGATATTGATGTAACCTATGCCGATGGTTCTAAGAAAACCTACTATATCCCATTGGAAATGATGCGTTGGGAGAAAGAAGCACGTGAAGGTGAAAATAGAACTGTAGCTAAAGACTGGGCCTGGGGATTCCCTACCTACAACTTGGAGATCGATGCCGCCAAAGACATTGCTACTATAGAAATTGATAGTTCAAAGATGATGGCAGACGTAAATCCTTCAGATAACGTTTGGAACAAAGACGGAGAGTCTTCCGAAGAAGAAGGAGAAGAATAA
- the rnpA gene encoding ribonuclease P protein component yields the protein MDQSFGKLEKLKSKKHIDLLFAEGRNLKSYPLKLIYAPIQTSDKPELKTGVSVPKKLVKTAVKRNRIKRLMREAFRKNKYLVTSDLAISHAFMFIYISRDEIEYSKMEENMIKLLKNFSEKQRTHEKEL from the coding sequence ATGGATCAGAGCTTCGGAAAGTTGGAAAAATTAAAAAGCAAAAAGCATATAGATCTGCTCTTTGCTGAAGGTAGAAATCTGAAAAGTTATCCGTTAAAACTTATTTATGCACCAATCCAGACTTCAGATAAACCAGAATTAAAAACGGGAGTTTCGGTACCTAAAAAACTGGTGAAAACAGCAGTAAAACGCAACAGGATCAAACGGTTGATGCGCGAAGCTTTCAGAAAAAATAAGTACCTTGTTACCAGCGATCTTGCAATTTCTCATGCTTTTATGTTCATATACATTTCCAGGGATGAGATCGAATATTCTAAAATGGAAGAGAATATGATCAAATTGCTGAAGAACTTTTCAGAAAAACAGCGGACTCATGAAAAAGAACTTTAA
- a CDS encoding S41 family peptidase, whose product MKKNFKKLILLPVLLAGIFIGTVSFKSDFFEIAKQIEIFTTLFKEINMNYVDETNPAQLMDSAIKSMLTDLDPYTNYWNEQDVEAARINNSGEYTGIGAAVKNGDTGITIVEAYKDYPADKAGLKAGDLITKIGDIRVADFKEDAGELLNGASETAVEITFVRQGKEQKTSLKRESVDLNAVPFYKLLEENSGYIVLSRFNAKASTEVSRALKELKNQGAEKIILDLRGNPGGLLSEAINVSNIFVPANELIVTTRSAIEKYNKDYYTQREPIDTKIPLVVLVNGRSASASEIVAGAMQDLDRGVIVGARSFGKGLVQRPRELAYGTQLKITISRYYTPSGRCIQALDYRRRDENGKAVRTKVEDYNEFNTRNGRKVYDGGGILPDIKLETSEFSDITQALLLQDAIFNYATEYYYSHKVEDLKDFDFNDADFQEFKVYLRGSGFDYVTATEKELEELIATSEEENLELKFEASGIRSQLEQHEKQELELRKPEIISLLKDEIIKRYFYKEGLYEYYTANNPEISKAKEILNSENKYAEILK is encoded by the coding sequence ATGAAAAAGAACTTTAAGAAACTTATCCTATTACCTGTACTTCTTGCAGGAATTTTCATAGGAACTGTAAGTTTTAAATCAGATTTTTTCGAGATCGCAAAACAGATCGAGATCTTCACGACACTTTTCAAGGAGATCAACATGAATTATGTGGATGAAACAAATCCTGCACAATTGATGGATTCTGCGATAAAATCGATGCTTACAGATCTAGATCCATATACTAATTACTGGAATGAGCAGGATGTGGAAGCAGCGAGGATCAATAATTCTGGTGAATATACCGGGATTGGCGCGGCGGTAAAAAATGGAGATACTGGAATTACAATTGTGGAAGCTTATAAAGATTATCCTGCAGATAAAGCGGGTTTAAAAGCCGGAGATCTCATAACTAAGATTGGTGATATACGAGTTGCAGATTTTAAAGAGGATGCGGGAGAACTGCTTAATGGTGCATCTGAAACCGCTGTGGAAATCACTTTTGTAAGACAGGGAAAGGAACAGAAAACTTCTTTAAAACGGGAATCTGTAGATCTAAATGCAGTGCCATTTTACAAATTACTCGAAGAAAATTCTGGTTATATCGTACTATCCAGGTTTAATGCCAAAGCTTCAACCGAAGTATCCAGAGCTTTGAAAGAACTTAAAAATCAGGGCGCTGAGAAGATCATTCTTGATCTAAGAGGAAACCCGGGAGGATTATTGAGTGAAGCAATTAATGTGAGTAATATTTTTGTTCCAGCAAATGAATTGATCGTCACCACGCGATCTGCCATTGAAAAATATAATAAGGATTATTATACACAGAGAGAACCTATAGATACCAAGATTCCTTTGGTCGTCCTGGTAAACGGGCGTAGCGCTTCTGCCAGTGAGATCGTGGCCGGAGCAATGCAGGATCTGGATAGAGGAGTGATCGTAGGAGCAAGATCATTTGGGAAAGGGCTGGTACAAAGACCACGGGAATTAGCCTATGGAACTCAGCTTAAAATTACTATTTCCAGGTATTACACTCCAAGTGGAAGATGTATACAGGCGCTGGATTATCGTCGCCGGGATGAAAATGGCAAAGCAGTTAGAACCAAAGTTGAAGACTATAATGAATTCAATACGCGTAATGGCCGTAAGGTGTATGATGGTGGTGGAATTCTACCAGATATAAAGTTAGAAACTTCCGAATTTAGTGATATCACGCAGGCATTATTACTGCAGGATGCGATCTTTAATTATGCTACGGAATATTATTATTCTCATAAGGTAGAGGATCTGAAGGATTTTGATTTCAACGATGCAGATTTCCAGGAATTCAAAGTATACCTGAGAGGATCTGGTTTTGATTATGTAACTGCTACGGAAAAGGAACTGGAAGAATTAATTGCTACTTCTGAAGAAGAAAATCTGGAATTGAAATTTGAAGCTTCAGGAATAAGATCACAATTGGAGCAACATGAAAAACAGGAGCTGGAACTAAGAAAACCTGAGATTATTAGCCTTCTTAAAGATGAGATCATTAAGAGATATTTCTATAAAGAAGGCCTGTATGAATATTATACGGCGAACAATCCAGAGATTTCCAAAGCCAAGGAGATCCTGAACAGCGAAAACAAATACGCTGAGATCCTCAAGTAA
- a CDS encoding GNAT family N-acetyltransferase, producing MELNIEIKKFSELSLAELYAILQLRSEVFVVEQDCVYQDIDGKDAEALHVLGTKKGKIVAYTRCFAPGYYFPEAAIGRVIVKESERKYGYGHEIMKASATAIFENYNTSNIKLSAQQYLIKFYESHGYQSIGEGYLEDGIPHIAMIKD from the coding sequence ATGGAATTGAATATTGAAATCAAAAAGTTCAGCGAACTGAGTCTCGCTGAACTTTATGCTATTTTACAACTACGTTCTGAAGTTTTTGTCGTGGAACAGGATTGTGTATACCAGGATATTGATGGTAAGGATGCTGAAGCTTTACATGTTCTGGGTACTAAAAAAGGGAAGATCGTAGCTTATACTCGATGTTTTGCCCCCGGATATTACTTTCCTGAAGCAGCTATTGGTCGTGTAATCGTAAAAGAATCTGAAAGAAAATATGGATATGGACACGAGATCATGAAAGCTTCTGCTACTGCTATTTTTGAAAATTATAATACTTCAAATATTAAACTTTCTGCACAGCAGTATTTGATAAAATTTTACGAATCGCATGGTTACCAAAGTATAGGCGAAGGCTACCTTGAAGATGGTATTCCACATATAGCCATGATCAAAGATTAG
- the rpiB gene encoding ribose 5-phosphate isomerase B: MKISIGNDHAGTGYKQMIQTALEKEGHKLTNYGTNEEDSVDYPDFVHPVANDVENGNADLGIIICGSGNGANMTANKHQGVRSALCWTVEIAKLAREHNNANILSIPSRFVSEELATEMVEAFLNTKFEGGRHQRRIDKIPAAK, encoded by the coding sequence ATGAAAATATCTATAGGAAACGACCATGCAGGTACTGGTTATAAACAAATGATCCAGACTGCCCTGGAAAAAGAAGGTCACAAGCTTACCAATTATGGAACAAATGAAGAGGATAGTGTAGACTACCCAGATTTTGTTCATCCTGTAGCAAACGATGTGGAAAATGGAAATGCAGATCTTGGTATCATTATATGTGGTAGTGGAAATGGTGCTAATATGACTGCAAACAAACATCAGGGTGTACGCTCTGCATTATGCTGGACCGTTGAGATCGCAAAGCTAGCCCGGGAACACAACAACGCTAATATTCTCAGTATTCCTTCCCGTTTTGTTTCTGAAGAGCTTGCCACAGAGATGGTGGAAGCATTTCTAAATACTAAATTCGAAGGTGGCCGTCATCAACGAAGAATAGACAAGATTCCCGCAGCTAAATAA
- a CDS encoding DUF2007 domain-containing protein — MKDYVCLATFTYPHETLILRSRFTDENVMHYFQNETLVGLIPFSSSAFGGIKLMVHPQDVSKAKELLDSFNDKSSSLRIV, encoded by the coding sequence ATGAAAGACTACGTTTGCCTGGCAACTTTTACATATCCGCACGAGACTTTAATACTAAGATCCAGATTCACTGATGAAAATGTCATGCATTATTTTCAAAATGAAACTTTAGTTGGTCTAATTCCATTCAGTTCTTCTGCTTTTGGCGGAATAAAACTAATGGTTCATCCACAAGATGTTTCTAAAGCAAAAGAGCTCCTTGACTCTTTCAACGACAAATCTTCTTCTCTACGCATCGTATAG